Within the Camelus dromedarius isolate mCamDro1 chromosome 2, mCamDro1.pat, whole genome shotgun sequence genome, the region GAATTAATCagatgtttgaaaattttaaatttggaaataagTTGATAAAGGCCAAAAAAGAGCCTGGAAATAAATGGCAAAAGACTGAAATGTGgtctgaaagataaaaatcaagaaaatgtccTAGAGCAAAGGATAAACATTTGGAAAGTGAGAGAAGAATTAAGAGATGGGAAGGCTAGTTCCAGGAGATCTGACATCTAATGGGAGCCACAAAAGGAGAGACCAGGAGAGactaaataattttctaaatagcACAAAACGTTTCCCGAGATGAGCTTTCATATCAAAAGTCTTGGTGCATCCCAACCACAGAAAGGAAAGTGACACACAAGCCCAGAAACACAAAACACGGCATTTGAGAACAAGGATAGAAAGAAAACCCAAATGCTCCTGGAGAGTTAACAAAGATACACTATGCATCTAACTGCGAATGACAGATGACAGCTTCAGACTCTCCCCAGGAAATCTGGACATCACAAGGCAATGGAAATATGTCCCACCGCTTTGGGGAAACAGTTATTTAAAACCAGAATTCTGGAAACCATCataaactggaaaggaaaagtGGCTGTGTTCTCGGTCACATGAGAGATCTTAAAACGTAAAGCCACCAGCATATATGAAAAAGTCTGATACTTCACCACAGcaagatgaaaacagaaacaacacCGAGTATAGCTTGATAGGCAACAGAGGAAGGCACCTGTGTGTGtcacagaagaggaggaagctCACAGACCCCGTCGTGGGTCCTGAAACTCCCAGCACCTGCTCAGGGAGACACAGGTGCCTGGAAGGCAGCGGGCCCTTGGCTTCCTGTGAACCGGTCCTCTGTTCCACtcatattttgtaaaatgtgcaAGTTTCACTTTatagttacatttttaaaggcttacatgtaatttagaaaatacttaaagCGTCCCATACACCAGCCAGAATGGTCATcatccaaaagtccacaaatgataagtgctggagaggctgtggagaacaggggaccctcctcccctgctgctgggaatgtagtctggtgcagtcattatggaggacagtatggagattcttcaaaacactaaaaacagacttaccctatgaaccagcaatcccactcctaggcatatgtCTGGAGGAAACTcgaatttgaaaagacacctgcaccccaatgttcatagcagcactatttacaatagtcaagacatggaaacaacctaaatgtccatccacagatgactggataaagaagttgtgatatatgtatacaatggaatactacttagccataaaaaagaataaaataattcacttgcagcaacatggatggacctggagatcatcactgtaagtgaagtaagccagaaagagaaagaaaaataccatatgatatcactcatatgtggaatctaaaaaaagaaaaagaggacatatatgaactcatctacaaaacagaaacagactcacagacatagtaaacaatcctatggttactgggggggaagaggtgggaggggataaatttggtagtttgagatttgcaaatattaaccactatatataaaaatagattaaaaatgagtttcttctctatagcacagagaactatatttggTACCTTGtaattacctttaatgaaaaagaatatgaaaacgaatatatgtatgtatacgtatgactgaaacagatgctgtacaccagaaattgacacactgtaactgactatatttcaatttttaaaaaattaaaatgaagcacACCACACACAGGAGAGATGGAACCACAATTCATCACTTCTCAGAAATGTTCACCTCTAGGCCTCAACTCAGCATAACCTTGCCTCAAATGTTTTCCATAACTTTTCTGGAGCCAAACACAGGAGAGACGGGAAACATCCTGCAACTCAGGACATTCATACTCACAAGTTTAGTGAGTAAAACTATTGAAAATACGCCAGCATTAATGAAGGCTCCCGCAACCAGCTGTCAACACCAACAAGGAAGGGCGGGCGTGGAGCCTCCTGCTGGGACGACACAGGCCAGGGAGGGGTATAAAAGCCCAGCACCCCTAGGCACCTCACACTCCCTCACACTCGCACTCAGGCTCACACactcaccctcctccagccccactgcccccaccatgGCCGCGCCCGCCCTGTCCACCTGCTCCGGCGACCTGAGCTACGGCAGCCGGGTCTGCCTGGCCGGTCCCTGTGACTCCTGCACCGGCTCCTCCTGGCAGGTGGACGACTGCCCAGAGAGCTGCTGCGAGCCCCCCTGCTGCGCCCCGACCCCCTGCCTGAGCCTCCTCTGCGCCCCAGCGAGCTgtgagccctgcccctgcccatctGCCTGCACCAGCTCCTGCACGGCCTTGTGCTGCCCGCAGTCTAGCTGCCAGCCCCCCTGCTGcacctcctctccctgccagcaGGACTGCTGTGCGCCCCTCTACTGCAGGCCCGTGTGCTGCACGCCCGTGTGCTGCACACCTGTCTCCTGCAGGCCCGTGTGCTGCACACCTGTCTCCTGCAGGCCTGTGTGCTGCAGGCCCGTCTGCTGCAGGCCCGTGTGCTGTGAGCCCACCCTCTGCCACTCGTCCTGCTGCAGACCCTCCTCCTGTGTGTCCCTGCTCTGCCGCCCTGTGTGCAGACCCGCCTGCtgtgcccccgccccctcctgccagcccagctGCTGCCGCCCGGCCTCATGCGTGTCCCTGCTCTGCCGCCCCAGGTGCTCCCGCTTGGCCTGGTGTGTCCCCGACTCGGCCTAGAAGTCCTGCTGCTGACCGGGCCCGTCCCCCCGAGGGCCAGCCGGTCTCTAGGGTCCCTCAGCAGAGGGGCTGAGCTCAGCGATACTAGCATTTGGCGTCCTCCCGGAGTTTAACCCCCAGAAAGGACCTGGAGACCATCTCCTCTGTGTCACCAAGAACAGGGACTCCACGTCCCCTGGGGTCTCTCAGGAGTTGCTGCCACGGTCATCCCAGAACCTAAGCGCAGGCCTGAGTCGTGGAAGCGAGCCCTGTCTCTCCTAGCCCAGTCGCttctcccagccccgcccctcccccagccccgcccctcccccagccccgccccctctccAAGCCAAGCCTTTCCTGCAGCCCCGCCCCTCGACACCCCGCCCTTTCTCCCTGCCCCGTCCCCCCTCCggccccaccccttctcccagccccacctcttctCTGCTCCCGGGGAAGGACCTGCCTACCTGGCCTGATGGCCTTACTTCTCGACTTCATAAGCTTCTTCATCTGTCATCCCTACTGCTCTGAGTACGGTGgcggcaggggctggggggagggtgcaTACAACCCCCAGGACTCCCAGCGGAACCTCCCGTGACCTTTCATGGTAAGAGAACCAGGAAGACCTCGGAGTCGGGGCCTGGCAAGACCCGGAGCAGCCACCCTGAGTTCCCATCGAGATCTGCGCTGCCCAGCCCTCCCGCCGCTCCCCGTGGCTGAGAGGTGGCCCGGCACCCCGCCGTCAACCATAAGGCCCCAGGAGGCCTGCGCTCTGCAGCCCAGCCACATCCCGCCCTCTCCTCCGCGGCCGTGGCCCTCCCTCTAGGGTGGGATCCTGGGGGCAGTGAACAGTGTTTCCTTTGCGCCTCCATGCTGGGGCCATCCTGGCCAGGCAGACCACCCCCATGAGAACCCGCAATGGGTTCCTGCTGCCACTCTTGGATGGACCACGGCATCCACGCCAGGCCACCCCCAGCAGTTGACCAAGCACAGCAGGAGTGCGAGGGCAGGGCCATTCCTGACAGACACCCGCCCTTTGCTCAGGGCACCCCATCCACCTGCCCCAGGCCTTCTCAGAGCTGTGCCAGGGGCGGAGCCACTGCTCATCTGGCCCTCCCTCCTTACAGCTCACTCACATGAGTATGGTCAGCCTGGCCACGTTAAGGctcttccccactcccactcccccaTTACTCTTTCATGGGCATCCCCACAATAAACTGCTAAAAAACTTATCCCACTTGGCATCAGCTTCTTGGAGAATACAAACTGACTCACGCACCCACATTTTAGAgcagaaagaaggagggaggaagagagaaaagggaaggaggaaaggaaagagagagagagaaagaaagaaagagaaaaagggagaaagaaagagagaaagagaggaagagaggaagaaaggaagaaagaaagaggaaagaaaaaaagagaaaataaagaggagatgggggagggagggagggaggaaggaaggaaggaagtgccCATACTAGAGCAACACGCTTACATGGAAAACTCACACCAGCCTCTGGTTGCCTTTAAATTACTTCAATTGATTCTGAGGAATTTGGGCACAATTTTCACCTTGATTTGCAtgtatctcaatttaaaaacaaaatggctTCATCTACTTGTTATTCATCGGTATCATCTTTTTTTGGATCCTGGAAAGATCTTAGTTGTTTATACACAATTACAATAACTCCTCCAGAGTGAGTATGTGCCCCATCCAGGGAGAAATGGCAACGTCTCTCTGAGGTGCTTGCAGGACGAAGTAGCCACTGTTGTTTCAAGACAGACCGTGATAAGTTAAAGACGGTAGACTATAAACCCTAAGATGCAAAACAAGGAGCTGTGCTAATGAGGcaacaaagggaaaaatggaatcatacataaAAGCAACAAATCCAAAAGAAGGCGGAAAAGGGGGAAAGCAGAAGAAGGACGTGCGACAAGCTGGCAGCAACAGCAAGAGGAAAGGTGAAACCCACTGCATCAGTAGTCACACTAAACCCAAGTTGTCCACACACTTCAGTCAAAAGTCAGAGACTAGTGGAccgagtttaaaaaaaaaaaaaaaaaaaagacccaacatTATGCTGCCTATGAGAAATGCAGtttaaatataagaagaaaacaggttaaaagtaaaaagaggggaaaagctATATTAAGCTAAcgttaatcaaaagaaagctgcagCAGTTGTGTTAATTCCATAAAATAGATTCAGGATCAAAGCATACGGCCAGGGACTGTTAATGAGGATCATGTCATAAAGATCAAAGAGTCAAACGACCCTAAATGTGTGTGCGCCTGATAGCAGGCCTTTAAAATGTATGAAGCAAAGCGTGGCTGACCTGCAGAATCAGACAAACCTTAACGGGCTCCTACAGCCTGAGATTCGAATAGCCCTTCTCGGTAACCCACAGCACAGGCAGACGGAAAATCAGAGGACGCGGAGTATTCCAACATCATTAGCCAATTTGAGCTATTTGACGTTGAAAGACTCCACCCTCAAACAGAACAAACCTTCTTTTTAAGTGAATGCAGAACATGTACCAAGATAAATCACATTTGCTAAGATAGACCTACAAAGGCTACAAAGCAAATTTCTACGgctttgaaaaaattcaaataacaaaTTGGGTATTTTCTGACCACGgtggaattaaatgaaaaatgcagtaacagaAAGACCTTGTAAAATCCCCAACTATTTAGAGAAGAAATAGACTTCTAAATAACCCGtaaatcaaaaaataatgaagaaaggaggaaatcagaaaatattttgactcatatgaaagtgaaaatacaacatGTCAAAACGTGGGGGACGCTGCCGAAGCAATTCCGAGGGAGAAGTTTGTGGCACTGCGTGTGCTTGTTAGAGAAGAAGAGAGGTCTCAACTAAATGGCCTCAGCTTCCAGCTGAAGAAACTAGGAAGCAGATTACactgaaagaagaaagacagCAGCAAAGACAAAGTGGAAAGTCAGTGGAACGGATAAcagaaaggaagataaaaatcaaataagcCAAGGGCTCTTTCCTTGAGAAGACTGATAAAGCTGGTAAGCCATCAGCCGCACTGGACAGCAAGTCAGGCAGAGACAGTGCCGCTCACCACGCCGGGGGTGGGAGCCGTGGCACCGCGAGAGGGCCTGCAGGTGGTGGGAGGATAACCAGGGAACATCCGGACCCGCTTTAAGCCCAGGAATCTGACAGCCTAAGCAAAATGGGCAAATTCCATggaagacacaaactaccaaagctcACTTGAGAAGAAGTATACACACGGAATAACACATCCACCAAAGAAACTGAACTGCAGTTAAAACCTTCCCACAGCCCACCTGTCCTTTGACAGGTAAACGGTGAGCAAACAAAAACACCCACGCCTCGGAGTCTTCCTCTTCCGACAGAAAGGAGCAAATTATTGACACACACCACAGCTTGAGTGGATCTCAGGGGAACTGTGCAAGTGGAAAGTCAGTCTCAAAGGAATGATGCTATTTACGTAACATTCTCAATTTGACAAGAGGATAGAGACAGAAAAGAGCTCAGTGGTCCTCAGGGGTCAGGGATGAGAGTGCGGTGGGCGTGGTTCTAACCAGGTAGCTGAGGGAGCTTTGTGGCAGGATGGATGGTACCATCCTGTGTCTGACTGTGGTGGTGCCGACGTGACCTACGAACGTGAACACGCCGCATAGAACCACACAGCACACAAGTGCCTGTAAAACTGATGAAATGGGAGTCAGATCTGTGGGCTGTCAATCTGGTGATTTGCCCTCATTACGCAAAGTGCTATCATTGAGGGAAACTGGGCAAAGGGTAGTCAGGAATTCCTTCCACTTTCTTTTGACAACTTCTTAGAAATCTATAattacttcaaaattttaaaaaagcaacttttCACCAAGAAAACTCCAGGCAACTTGACTTGTGAATTCTATCAGATGTGACATGAAACACCAGAGCATCGAACAAGCCCCCTGTCCACCTGCCgctgggccctgggaggaggcCACAGGAAACGCTGTGTCACCAGCATCTTCTGGAGCTTAAACCGGGGAGCTGCCCTAGACCCCCGTCACTGTCGCACAACCTCTGAGATCTCCAGGAATCTGCCTTCTACTCTCAACATTGTTCCCCGTCACCCGgagcccagggcccctccccaACACGGTGTGCCAGCAGGCATGAGGAACACtgccctggctgcctcccccactccccagacGGTCCATCTGCCCCCTGAGACTGCTCCAGTCCGCCTCCCACCACCCACGCCCCCCCCAGGTGAAGGTGTAAGGACGGATGAATCAGGCAGCATCTGGCTGAGCCTCACAGCGCCGCCCTCTGCCCTGCCCGTTCCTGGCCTCTCCCCTTGGGGACCAGCTGTCCTCCGCGCCCCAACCCAGGAGCACCAGGATCAGGCCAACAATAAACCCTCACAGCCACAGCAACCCCACCAGGAGCCACCACGGCACTCCTCCCCGAAGGAATCATGGCCACAAGTGTCCCCTGACCCACCATCAGGGAACCTGCAGGAGGAACAGCTTGACCACAACTCGGCCCCAACACCAGCTTCCCTAAGGGCCATACCCTGGTCAGGTGGTCATCGAGGTATCCAGCCAGCAACTGACTCATCTTATGAGGCTTCCAGGCCCCCCAGGCACTAACAAGGAAGGGCAGGCTTGGGAGCCTCGTGCAGGGACAACACACCTACCCAGTAGGGGTATAAAACTGACAGCTTgagcacatcacacacacacactcacacactcacactcaccctcctccagccccaccacccccactATGGCCGCGTCCGCCCTGTCCACCTGCTCCGGCGACCTGAGCTATGGCAGCTGGGTCTGCCTGCCCGGTCCCTGTGACTCCTGCACCGGCTCCTCCTGGCAGGTGGACGACTGCCCAGAGAGCTGCTGCGAGCCCCGCTGCTGCGCCCCGGCCCCCTGCCTGAGCCTCCTCTGCGCCCCAGCGAGCTgtgagccctgcccctgcccatctGCCTGCACCAGCTCCTGCATGGCCTTGTGCTGCCCGCAGTCTAGCTGCCAGCCCTCCTGCTGcacctcctctccctgccagcaGGACTGCTGTGAGCCTGTGTGCTGCAGGCCTGTCTGCTGCAGGCCCGTGTGCTGCACACCTGTCTGTTACAGGCCTGTGTGCTATGAGCCCACCACCTGCCCCTCGTCCTGCTGCAGaccctcctcctctgtgtccctGCTCTGCCGCCCCATGTGTAGACCCGCCTGCtgtgcccccgccccctcctgccagcccagctGCTGCCGCCCGGCCTCCTGCGTGTCCCTGCTCTGCCGCCCCAGGTGCTCCCGCTCGGCCTGCTGCGTCCCCAACTCGGCCTAGAAGTCTGGCTGCTGACCGGCTGGTCTGCCGGCCTCTCTCCAGCTGCTGTCTTTGACCCTGAGCCCAGCTGTCCTCTCTCAGGAGCCCCGGAGCCCCTCTGCTGGCACCAGGACCTCCCCTCTCTCGTCGGTGGACACACAGCTGCTGCCTAGAGGGGACTTGAACATGCCGCCCACAAACCCCTCAGCTGGGGGGACTGCCGGCCCCGGGAGCCCTCCTCTGCAGGGTTAGGTGCTTGTATTTCATGTGTCAAAGGTCAACTGCCATCGTCAATAAAATGTTTGTGTGGGGAAATACGGACCCATGTCTATTTCATCCTCCTCCCCAAGCCACTTTGACCGCTCCGTGTCCGGGCAGTCGGGCTCTGTCTGGTAAAAACCAGGCAATAAGGACATCGTCTCAAACCTGAGCGCAAAGCAGCTGAGAAACAATAGGGTCTCAAAGAGGACGCCAAGTGCAGGCTCCacgtcccctcctcccccagggctccctccccaTGGCAGACAGCCTGCCAAGGCCAGCACAGGGCTCGAGCCGGGTGCAGAAGGCTTAGACCCCAAGTGCACCTTGGGCCTCTGCTCACGCCCACCCCCTGCCCGTCCAGGTGAGAGGTGACTTGGGGAGCAGCTGAAACCCTGTTTGGTCAGGATCTGAGAGTCCAAGACTAGCCCTGTGCTGACTTCTGCTGGAGAGAGGCGCCCGCATGGAGGCCTGCCTGTGTGCCGGGCTGCGTATGAGTCCCTGTGGGCCTCAAGGGGGTCCAGGGGTTGGTTCAGACATAACTCGTTCTGCTCAGGGTTTCAAGGTCTGATTGGGAAGGCACAGAGAAGAAAGACAGCTTGGGAACAAACCCTCAGGACAGTGGGCAAGGGTGAGCCGGCCATCTCAGTGGAGCTGGAGTCACGTGGGCAGCACTCAGACTGACCGGGTCAGCACCGGGCACCCTTCCTATCCCTTCATCAGGAACGAAGTGATGAGCCCACTGGATCAGGAGGATAGTGGAGACCAGGAGCAGAAGGCACCCCCCGGGTGGGGGGTTGTaaaccccaccccaaccccagttTAGCTCTAACCAGGGAAGCGAGGACAGAGCAAAGGACCCTGAAACAGAGAGTGGctggatacatgcaccccagtgctaAGAGCAGCACTGCaaacaacagccaagacatggaaacagcctcagtgtccatcgacagatgactggataaagaagctgtggtgtatgtacacaatggaatactactcagctataaaaaagaataaaataatgccatttgcagccacatggatggacctagagatcgtcattctaggtgaactaagccagaaaaagaaagaaaaataccataggatatcactcaTAATTGGACtctaaaaaagagaagaaaagaggacactatgaactcatctacaaaacagaaacagactcgcagacatagtaaacagtcttatggccaccaggggaaagggggtgggaagagatacatttgggagtctgagatttgcaaatgttggccattatatataaaaatagatttttaaaagtttcttctgtacagcccagggaactatattcaatatcttgtaataacctttaatgaaaaaaatatgaaaatgaatatatgtatgtatacacatgactgggcCATTGGGCTgaacgccagaaattgacacactgtaaccgactatacttcaattaacaaaacaaaacagaaagtggcTGGATGGTAGGCCTGCCTTAACTCTTAAATCTCTCAGCTTGCTGGAGTTCATTCAGACCTGGACCCTTGTCGGTTCAAACTTAAGAAACTATGATCGTCTCCACAGATAAGCGGATAAAGGCCTTGAGGGACTCTTCACAGCACAGGGTTAGAAAGACATGGGGAAGGATCCAGTTCACCTGCCCCAGGAAAAGTGAAAGGAGGGACGTTGGCACACGTGGAAATCAGAACCTACCACCCACCGCGACGCCAAAATGGTCCATCAGGGGGATGAGCGGGGCGTGGGCGGCTCCTGGCCCCCCTCCACCCCTGGTGGACATTGGGACCCTCGGCGGCTCCTGACAGGAAGGCCGTGTGGGTGGTGGCCAGGTGCCCACGACTCACTGAGCGTTAGGAGGCGGATGCTCAGAGTGCACTCTGCCGTCTCAGGTGCCACCAAACAAAGGAAGACCGGCGTGGCTGTGCGGGGCGCAAAGGAGGGGCCAGACAGGCCTTGCAGCTTGGGGCTGCCCCCGTGATGGGATGAACTGTGTCCCTCCAAAGCAGATATGCTGGAGTCTGACCTCCACAACCTCTGAATGTGATCTTActtggaaatggggtctttgtACATGCTAAAATGAGGACAGTGAGGTGGGCCCCAACCCAGAGGACACAGGACCGTGTCCTCATTACAAAAAAGGAAGCTGCAGACACAGAGCCATGCACATAGGGAAGACGGGAGAGGATGCAGGCGGGGATCAGGGTGGTGCCTGGAGCCAAGGACACCAGAGATGCCTGCAAACACAGG harbors:
- the LOC135318635 gene encoding keratin-associated protein 10-12-like gives rise to the protein MAAPALSTCSGDLSYGSRVCLAGPCDSCTGSSWQVDDCPESCCEPPCCAPTPCLSLLCAPASCEPCPCPSACTSSCTALCCPQSSCQPPCCTSSPCQQDCCAPLYCRPVCCTPVCCTPVSCRPVCCTPVSCRPVCCRPVCCRPVCCEPTLCHSSCCRPSSCVSLLCRPVCRPACCAPAPSCQPSCCRPASCVSLLCRPRCSRLAWCVPDSA
- the LOC105103999 gene encoding keratin-associated protein 10-12-like; the protein is MAASALSTCSGDLSYGSWVCLPGPCDSCTGSSWQVDDCPESCCEPRCCAPAPCLSLLCAPASCEPCPCPSACTSSCMALCCPQSSCQPSCCTSSPCQQDCCEPVCCRPVCCRPVCCTPVCYRPVCYEPTTCPSSCCRPSSSVSLLCRPMCRPACCAPAPSCQPSCCRPASCVSLLCRPRCSRSACCVPNSA